One window of Cryobacterium arcticum genomic DNA carries:
- a CDS encoding signal peptidase I, with product MTVHSAQRPARVHARVRRSAEPAELSAWHYLGRGLSAGLLLLVIALAALVIVVPQLTGAIPLTVLTSSMEPGLPPGTLIVVRPVPSDSLAIGDVVTYQIRSGEPAVVTHRIVGISVAADGVRTFTLRGDNNSVPDVDPVVAAQVRGRLWYSVPLIGLVNTVLTGPVKAWVVPLAALGLFGYAGVMVVGGLIEARARRPARTAGSDRDAQRP from the coding sequence GCCCGGGTCCGTCGCAGCGCCGAGCCGGCCGAGCTCAGTGCGTGGCACTATCTGGGCCGCGGGTTGAGTGCGGGGCTGCTCCTGCTGGTGATCGCCCTGGCCGCGCTCGTGATCGTGGTGCCCCAGCTCACGGGGGCGATCCCCCTCACCGTGCTCACCAGCTCGATGGAGCCCGGCCTGCCACCCGGCACCCTCATCGTGGTGCGTCCGGTACCCAGCGACAGCCTTGCCATCGGGGACGTGGTCACGTATCAAATCCGTTCGGGTGAACCGGCCGTCGTCACCCACCGCATCGTGGGCATCAGCGTGGCCGCCGACGGTGTCCGCACCTTCACCCTGCGCGGGGACAACAACAGCGTCCCCGACGTCGATCCGGTCGTGGCCGCCCAGGTGCGCGGCCGGCTCTGGTACTCCGTGCCGCTGATCGGCCTGGTCAACACCGTGCTGACCGGCCCGGTGAAGGCCTGGGTCGTGCCGCTCGCCGCGCTCGGACTCTTCGGCTATGCGGGAGTGATGGTCGTCGGCGGCCTCATCGAGGCGCGTGCCCGGCGCCCAGCACGGACGGCCGGGTCGGACCGGGACGCTCAGCGACCGTAG
- a CDS encoding YqaJ viral recombinase family protein, producing MSDSLLSLFELDEQIPVSLHRGGVPAGASATAPAPAVAVPGLTHLSRIVADSTDRVAWLRARSQGITATDVAKLATEKSVHAAAREKINGSGFGGNPYTDHGRAREPEIAAWVLANYGIEPSTNLFHAAGQPRHLATPDGLGLGGNGVFELAEIKTTSKPWRSIPRSYLRQIWWQQYVLGADRTLLVWEEHDNFVPRSAVPECRWIDRDDDQISILVRFADQLIDLLNHQRERERADAPPPYDYGR from the coding sequence GTGTCCGATTCCCTGCTGTCCCTCTTCGAGCTGGACGAGCAGATCCCGGTCTCCCTGCACCGCGGGGGTGTCCCGGCCGGCGCATCCGCCACGGCCCCCGCACCGGCCGTCGCCGTACCGGGCCTGACCCATCTCAGCCGCATCGTCGCCGACTCCACCGACCGGGTCGCGTGGCTCCGGGCGCGCAGCCAGGGCATCACGGCAACGGATGTCGCCAAGCTCGCCACCGAGAAATCGGTGCACGCCGCGGCCAGGGAGAAAATCAACGGCAGCGGCTTCGGCGGCAACCCGTACACCGACCACGGCCGGGCCAGGGAGCCCGAGATCGCGGCCTGGGTGCTGGCGAACTACGGCATCGAACCGAGCACCAACCTCTTCCACGCGGCGGGGCAGCCGCGCCACCTGGCCACGCCCGACGGCCTGGGCTTGGGCGGAAACGGCGTCTTCGAGCTCGCCGAGATCAAGACCACGAGCAAGCCGTGGCGCAGCATCCCACGCTCGTACCTGCGACAGATCTGGTGGCAGCAGTATGTGCTGGGCGCCGACCGCACCCTGCTGGTCTGGGAAGAACACGACAACTTCGTGCCGCGTTCCGCCGTGCCCGAGTGCCGGTGGATCGACCGGGACGACGACCAGATCAGCATCCTGGTGCGGTTCGCCGACCAGCTGATCGACCTGCTCAACCACCAGCGTGAGCGTGAGCGCGCCGACGCCCCGCCGCCCTACGACTACGGTCGCTGA